From a region of the Qipengyuania spongiae genome:
- a CDS encoding TonB-dependent receptor has product MKTGFTSLRVLAMLGAGIALTPQVALAQGTARQDAAEQDDLLDNADVDDQQVIVVTAQGRAQVLADVPVAVSAVSGETLRNSGTNDIRELNQVAPSLLVSSTGNEANGSARIRGIGTVGDNPGLESSVAVFVDGVYRSRSGNALSELGPLDRVEILRGPQGTLGGRNASAGLISVYTAPPEFDFEAYGAFTYGNYDAIRVEGGINAPIGDTIAARVDGVYFKRDGFYNDVVNNTDINNRDRYLVRGQVLFEPNEDITFRLVGDYSKKDEACCAATFVHTDSAPLARLSDDISPVSDQAKFDYPGTLTPALTSTANPIIPILLGLGQNPAALNQGTFNRDIYVTPGRSYDGETEDWGISGELNWDFGAVGLTSITGYRRYENFQGSDTDYTQVDIIYRAPGEFAGAREFKTFTQELRLNGTLFNDRLDWLVGGYYANEKLQVRDNLRFGNQYGAFAPCRIVNAINPALAAPGASGCLTAGGRAVLGAANGGAGAFGPATPLIFAGLDNLARINDRGSTGDIYNQESENFAFFTHNIFHVTDTVDLTLGLRYTNETKDFDATFGNDNTICPQNRALLAPLLGNAALAGLAGGIISLSCQGNSTSELNGLSLADTRDEDEFTGTAILSWKATPDLLFYGSYSRGYKAGGFNLDRSALQANPVVGNPALTGAAANLQFDQETVDAFELGAKYSTREFGLSLAAFRQEFSNFQLNTFNGSVFLVQNINGCDTDLGGADRDPSGTTGFCDIDAVAPGVIAQGVEVEATVNPVRDLGFTFGFTYADTKFEDNLIGNENGTPLDPALRLLPGDNMSNAPEIVATSSVSWTPPIGSSGLRGLVFFNARMTSDYNTGSDLLYGKEQDGFAVVNGRVGVTNIAGRFAIEGWVQNLFDKDYTQVAFNTPFVAEQQTYSAYLAEPRTYGITVRGAF; this is encoded by the coding sequence ATGAAAACAGGATTCACGTCGCTGCGCGTGCTGGCGATGCTTGGCGCGGGCATCGCGCTCACGCCGCAGGTCGCATTGGCGCAGGGTACTGCGCGGCAAGACGCGGCGGAACAGGACGATCTGCTCGATAACGCCGATGTGGACGATCAGCAGGTCATCGTCGTCACCGCCCAGGGACGCGCTCAGGTTCTGGCCGACGTTCCGGTCGCCGTTTCGGCAGTCTCTGGCGAAACGCTCCGCAATTCGGGCACGAACGACATCCGCGAACTCAATCAGGTCGCGCCGTCGCTGCTCGTCTCTTCCACCGGCAACGAGGCGAACGGATCGGCACGTATCCGCGGCATCGGCACCGTCGGCGACAATCCGGGGCTCGAAAGCTCGGTCGCGGTGTTCGTGGACGGCGTCTATCGCTCGCGCTCGGGCAACGCACTGAGCGAACTCGGACCGCTCGACCGGGTCGAAATCCTGCGCGGCCCCCAGGGTACGCTGGGTGGACGCAATGCGTCGGCCGGCCTTATCAGCGTCTACACCGCTCCGCCGGAATTCGATTTCGAGGCATACGGCGCCTTCACTTACGGCAATTACGACGCGATCCGCGTGGAAGGCGGCATCAACGCGCCGATTGGCGACACGATCGCGGCCCGCGTCGACGGTGTCTATTTCAAGCGTGACGGCTTCTACAACGATGTCGTCAACAATACGGACATCAACAATCGCGACCGCTATCTGGTCCGCGGACAGGTCCTGTTCGAACCCAACGAAGACATCACGTTCCGCCTTGTCGGCGACTATTCCAAGAAGGACGAGGCGTGCTGCGCGGCGACCTTCGTGCATACCGATTCGGCCCCGCTCGCGCGCCTGAGCGACGACATTTCGCCCGTCTCGGACCAAGCCAAGTTCGATTATCCCGGCACGCTCACACCCGCGCTGACGAGCACCGCCAACCCGATCATTCCGATCCTGCTCGGCCTCGGCCAGAACCCGGCGGCGCTCAACCAGGGCACGTTCAACCGCGACATCTATGTCACCCCCGGCCGTTCCTACGACGGCGAAACGGAGGACTGGGGCATCTCGGGCGAGCTCAACTGGGATTTCGGCGCGGTCGGCCTGACCTCGATCACGGGCTATCGCCGCTACGAGAACTTCCAGGGTTCGGACACCGACTATACCCAGGTCGACATTATCTACCGCGCTCCGGGCGAGTTCGCGGGCGCGCGCGAGTTCAAGACCTTCACTCAGGAGCTTCGCCTCAACGGGACGCTGTTCAACGATCGGCTCGACTGGCTTGTCGGCGGGTACTACGCCAACGAGAAGCTGCAGGTTCGCGACAATCTGCGGTTCGGCAACCAGTACGGCGCCTTCGCGCCCTGTCGTATCGTGAACGCGATCAATCCGGCTCTCGCGGCTCCCGGCGCGAGCGGGTGTCTTACCGCCGGTGGCCGCGCGGTGCTGGGCGCGGCGAATGGCGGCGCGGGCGCTTTCGGGCCGGCCACGCCGCTGATCTTTGCCGGTCTCGACAACCTTGCCCGCATCAACGATCGCGGATCGACGGGTGACATCTACAACCAGGAGAGCGAGAATTTTGCGTTCTTCACACACAATATTTTCCACGTCACCGACACCGTCGATCTGACGCTGGGCCTGCGTTACACCAACGAAACGAAGGATTTCGACGCCACTTTCGGCAACGACAACACGATCTGTCCGCAGAACCGTGCCCTGCTCGCGCCGCTGCTGGGCAACGCGGCGCTGGCCGGCCTTGCCGGCGGCATCATCTCGCTGTCCTGCCAGGGCAATTCGACCTCCGAGCTGAACGGCCTTTCGCTCGCCGATACGCGTGACGAGGACGAATTCACCGGCACCGCGATCCTCAGCTGGAAGGCGACGCCCGACCTGCTGTTCTACGGGTCCTACTCGCGCGGCTACAAGGCGGGTGGCTTCAATCTCGACCGTTCGGCCCTGCAGGCGAACCCGGTGGTCGGCAATCCGGCCCTCACCGGCGCGGCAGCCAACCTCCAGTTCGACCAGGAGACGGTCGACGCCTTCGAACTCGGCGCGAAATATTCGACCCGCGAATTCGGCCTCAGCCTCGCAGCGTTCCGACAGGAATTCAGCAATTTCCAGCTGAACACCTTCAACGGTTCGGTCTTCCTGGTGCAGAACATCAATGGCTGCGACACCGATCTGGGCGGTGCGGATCGGGATCCCAGCGGGACGACCGGCTTCTGCGATATCGATGCAGTGGCGCCCGGCGTGATCGCGCAGGGTGTGGAAGTGGAAGCGACCGTCAATCCGGTCCGCGACCTCGGCTTCACTTTCGGCTTCACCTATGCCGACACCAAGTTCGAGGACAATCTGATCGGCAACGAGAACGGCACGCCGCTCGATCCGGCGCTGCGGCTTCTGCCGGGCGACAACATGTCGAACGCTCCGGAAATCGTCGCCACGTCGTCGGTTTCCTGGACCCCGCCGATCGGTAGCAGCGGCCTGCGCGGGCTGGTGTTCTTCAACGCCCGCATGACGAGCGACTACAACACCGGCTCCGACCTTCTCTACGGCAAGGAGCAGGATGGCTTCGCCGTCGTCAACGGCCGTGTCGGGGTGACCAACATCGCCGGTCGCTTCGCCATCGAGGGCTGGGTGCAGAACCTGTTCGACAAGGACTACACCCAGGTCGCCTTCAACACGCCGTTCGTCGCCGAACAGCAGACCTATTCGGCCTACCTCGCCGAACCGCGGACCTACGGCATCACGGTACGCGGCGCGTTCTGA
- a CDS encoding YggS family pyridoxal phosphate-dependent enzyme, with translation MEMAQTPLALVRDEIDRACRIARREPGEVTLIAVSKTRPAEAIAPLLKHGHRDFGENRVQEAQDKWPALREAYPETRLHLIGQLQSNKAEDAAALFDCIHSLDRPSLAKALGKAFDKTGRRVPCFVQVDVGEEDQKGGCAIADLPALLDLAREADIPVAGLMCIPPFDIEPAPFFALLDKLARDHGPADGSWGRSMGMSADYPSAIMLGATHVRVGTALFGERG, from the coding sequence ATGGAAATGGCACAGACTCCGCTTGCCCTGGTGCGCGACGAGATCGACCGGGCCTGCCGCATCGCGCGGCGCGAACCCGGGGAGGTGACGCTGATCGCGGTGAGCAAGACGCGCCCCGCCGAAGCGATCGCTCCGCTGCTGAAGCACGGCCACCGCGATTTCGGGGAGAACCGCGTGCAGGAGGCACAGGACAAGTGGCCTGCCTTGCGCGAAGCCTATCCCGAGACGCGGCTGCACCTGATCGGCCAGCTTCAGTCGAACAAGGCGGAAGATGCGGCCGCGCTGTTCGATTGCATCCATTCGCTCGACCGGCCGAGCCTCGCGAAGGCGCTCGGCAAGGCGTTCGACAAGACCGGGCGGCGGGTGCCGTGCTTCGTGCAGGTCGATGTGGGCGAGGAGGACCAGAAGGGCGGCTGCGCGATCGCCGATCTGCCCGCCTTGCTCGATCTGGCGCGCGAGGCGGATATTCCCGTCGCCGGCCTGATGTGCATTCCGCCGTTCGACATCGAGCCCGCGCCGTTCTTCGCGCTGCTCGACAAGCTGGCCCGCGATCACGGCCCGGCGGATGGCAGCTGGGGCCGCTCGATGGGCATGAGCGCCGACTATCCGAGCGCGATCATGCTCGGCGCGACCCATGTCCGCGTCGGCACCGCGCTGTTCGGCGAGCGGGGCTAG
- a CDS encoding thiamine phosphate synthase: protein MRGVNPLPLRWLLSDARNDAGLEASIAALPAGSGFVFRHYHLTESERRARFATLAALARDHMHLAVIARPSGDLGSWKADGTYGAAPRGHGLHLAAAHDAHQIQAAIAAGADGIFLSPVFPTASHPGARTLGVRRFRALAMQSPIPVIALGGMTPARARELDWPRWGAIDGLAAPRRI from the coding sequence ATGCGCGGCGTGAACCCTCTGCCACTTCGCTGGCTGCTGTCCGATGCGCGCAACGATGCGGGACTGGAGGCATCCATCGCGGCCCTGCCGGCCGGTTCGGGCTTCGTCTTCCGCCATTACCACCTGACCGAAAGCGAGCGGCGCGCCCGCTTCGCGACGCTGGCCGCCCTGGCGCGGGACCACATGCATCTGGCGGTGATCGCCCGCCCTTCCGGCGACTTGGGTTCATGGAAAGCCGACGGAACCTATGGCGCGGCACCGCGGGGCCACGGCCTCCACCTCGCCGCCGCGCATGACGCGCACCAGATACAGGCCGCCATCGCCGCCGGAGCGGACGGCATCTTCCTCTCGCCCGTCTTTCCCACCGCCTCGCACCCCGGCGCGCGCACTCTGGGGGTCCGGCGCTTCCGCGCTCTGGCGATGCAGTCCCCCATTCCGGTCATCGCGCTGGGCGGCATGACCCCGGCGCGCGCGCGCGAACTCGACTGGCCGCGCTGGGGCGCGATCGACGGCCTTGCCGCGCCGAGGCGCATCTGA
- a CDS encoding FtsK/SpoIIIE family DNA translocase, with protein sequence MATRALTASDWKAAFRRSMRRATQIAGAALLALGTLILTLSLASYTQTDPSMSTAASGQQIGNWMGATGAWLADATLMLFGLTAVLLLPLLYIGARKLWREIETDNEADDARWWRPLSLLVLAMVLLATVLALLFTPGSGSLPAGYGGLAGLLGEAMIGGLAGRFPEATQGWITGAVGLAALVGGLVLLGRVFAIDWRRFLTLPDFLKRAPAALPATLQDAAALPVPRRRKRAEIDEDEPEPVAIEPAPRRAPVIPDPATAPRPAVQAQPMQRDMFAHYELPSLDLLTEKGPDKAVKLDKLALERNARLLENVLDDFNVKGEITAVRAGPVVTMYELEPAPGIKASRVIGLAEDIARNMSAISARVSPIPGKTVMGIELPNADRQMVSYRELAQSADFADHGGALPMILGKDIAGEPVIADLAAMPHLLVAGTTGSGKSVGLNAILLSLLYRFTPDECRLILIDPKVLELKTYDDIPHLLSPVVTEPHKSVRALKWAVEEMERRYRMMSSVNSRNIAGFNEKVKTAAAKGKPLGRRVQTGFDPETGEEIFEEEQLDYQPLPLIVLIVDELADLMVTVGKEIEVLIQRLSQKSRAAGIHLIMATQRPSVDVITGVIKANLPTRISFKVTSRIDSRTILGEQGAEQLLGKGDMLYKPNTGALVRVHGPFVSDEEVERVADHWRAQGKPDYVDAVTEEPEEGGGFDFEDEFTASDNPEERKYRQACQIVIENQKASGSWLQRQMGVGYNTAAKWIERMEGEGLVGPANHVGRREIFRDQDGNPL encoded by the coding sequence ATGGCCACCCGTGCTCTTACCGCCAGCGACTGGAAAGCCGCTTTCCGCCGCTCGATGCGCCGCGCCACCCAGATCGCCGGCGCGGCCCTGCTCGCGCTCGGCACGCTGATCCTCACCCTTTCGCTGGCCAGCTACACGCAGACCGATCCGAGCATGTCGACCGCCGCCTCCGGCCAGCAGATCGGCAACTGGATGGGCGCGACCGGCGCGTGGCTGGCCGATGCGACGCTGATGCTGTTCGGACTGACCGCGGTGCTGCTGCTGCCGCTGCTCTATATCGGCGCGCGCAAGCTGTGGCGCGAGATAGAGACCGACAACGAGGCCGACGATGCGCGCTGGTGGCGCCCGCTTTCGCTGCTGGTGCTGGCCATGGTGCTGCTGGCGACGGTGCTGGCATTGCTGTTCACGCCCGGCAGCGGCAGCCTGCCCGCAGGCTATGGCGGCCTCGCCGGATTGCTGGGCGAGGCGATGATCGGCGGGCTTGCGGGCCGTTTCCCCGAGGCGACGCAAGGCTGGATCACCGGCGCGGTCGGCCTCGCCGCGCTCGTGGGAGGACTGGTCCTGCTCGGCCGCGTCTTCGCGATCGACTGGCGGCGTTTCCTCACCCTGCCCGACTTCCTGAAACGCGCCCCGGCCGCGCTTCCCGCCACGCTCCAGGATGCCGCCGCCCTGCCCGTTCCGCGCCGCCGCAAGCGCGCCGAAATCGACGAGGACGAGCCCGAGCCGGTCGCGATCGAGCCTGCCCCGCGCCGCGCGCCTGTCATTCCCGACCCGGCCACGGCCCCGCGTCCGGCGGTGCAGGCCCAGCCCATGCAGCGCGACATGTTCGCGCATTACGAACTGCCCAGTCTCGACCTGCTGACCGAGAAAGGGCCGGACAAGGCGGTCAAGCTCGACAAGCTGGCGCTGGAGCGCAATGCCCGCCTGCTCGAGAACGTGCTCGACGATTTCAACGTCAAGGGCGAGATCACCGCCGTGCGCGCCGGGCCGGTGGTCACGATGTACGAGCTGGAGCCCGCGCCGGGCATCAAGGCCAGCCGCGTGATCGGCCTTGCCGAGGATATCGCCCGCAACATGAGCGCGATCAGCGCGCGCGTCTCCCCCATACCGGGCAAGACCGTGATGGGCATCGAACTGCCCAATGCCGACCGTCAGATGGTCAGCTATCGCGAGCTGGCCCAGAGCGCCGATTTCGCCGACCATGGCGGCGCGCTGCCGATGATCCTGGGCAAGGACATCGCCGGCGAGCCGGTGATCGCGGACCTTGCCGCCATGCCTCACCTGCTGGTGGCGGGCACCACCGGATCGGGCAAGTCGGTGGGTCTCAATGCGATCCTGCTCTCGCTGCTCTATCGCTTCACGCCCGACGAGTGCCGCCTGATCCTGATCGATCCCAAGGTGCTCGAGCTCAAGACCTACGACGATATTCCCCACCTCCTCTCGCCGGTCGTCACCGAACCGCACAAGAGCGTGCGCGCGCTCAAATGGGCGGTCGAGGAGATGGAGCGCCGCTATCGCATGATGAGCAGCGTCAATTCGCGCAACATCGCCGGCTTCAACGAGAAGGTGAAGACCGCCGCCGCCAAGGGCAAGCCGCTCGGCCGCAGGGTCCAGACCGGTTTCGACCCCGAGACCGGCGAGGAGATTTTCGAGGAGGAGCAGCTCGATTACCAGCCGCTGCCGCTGATCGTGCTGATCGTCGACGAGCTGGCCGACCTCATGGTCACTGTCGGCAAGGAGATCGAGGTGCTGATCCAGCGCCTTTCCCAGAAGAGCCGCGCGGCGGGGATCCACCTGATCATGGCGACACAGCGCCCCTCGGTCGATGTCATCACCGGCGTCATCAAGGCGAACCTGCCGACCCGCATCAGCTTCAAGGTGACCAGCCGCATCGACAGCCGGACCATTCTGGGCGAACAGGGCGCCGAGCAGCTGCTGGGCAAGGGCGACATGCTCTACAAGCCCAACACCGGCGCGCTGGTCCGCGTCCACGGCCCCTTCGTGTCCGACGAGGAGGTCGAGCGGGTGGCCGATCACTGGCGCGCGCAGGGCAAGCCCGACTATGTCGATGCCGTGACGGAAGAGCCCGAGGAGGGTGGCGGCTTCGATTTCGAGGACGAGTTCACCGCGTCGGACAATCCCGAGGAGCGCAAGTACCGCCAGGCCTGCCAGATCGTGATCGAGAACCAGAAGGCCAGCGGATCGTGGCTCCAGCGCCAGATGGGCGTGGGCTACAACACCGCCGCCAAGTGGATCGAGCGGATGGAGGGCGAGGGGCTGGTCGGGCCGGCCAACCATGTCGGCCGCCGCGAGATCTTCCGCGATCAGGACGGCAATCCGCTCTAG
- the ligD gene encoding DNA ligase D, translated as MTRKDPLATYNAKRDFGKTPEPSGKAAASESGNLFIVQKHDATRLHWDLRLEADGVLKSWAVTKGPSPDPDVKRLAVRTEDHPMSYAEFEGTIPKGEYGGGTVMLWDRGTWSPIEGKSAKDIEKGHLHFCLEGERMRGEWLLIRLKKKPGEKRENWLLRKLQDDHAQEGDALVEKELTSVLTGRSMAEIAADRKGEYPLAGKKDDAFAAQMAKASSRNAKKARSGSRDAAIPGFRKPQLATLVDSVPAGNRWMHEIKFDGYRALVAAKGGEVRVYTRSGKDWTDKFAPLVEAVAALDLPSCLIDGEIVAVDAKGNPDFSTLQQVLKRGHGAQGKGDRLQLHAFDCLELGGEDLTDLPNIERKERLEALLATAEDPVFLADHVIGAGETLFRTMCDAGQEGIISKTVDGPYSGRRSKAWVKVKCTRRQEFVVIGWKKSSAKGRPFASLLLAQHEGGELVYKGNVGTGFTTDDLDDLAAKMRRLERKTPPAEVDKPSSRGVTWVTPSLVAEIAFAEFTADGNVRHGSFLGLRGDKTAAEVTPEKPADAPAADDAVAISNRDRVVFPDSGQTKGELADYYAAIAPLMLPFAARRPVSLVRCPQGRARKCFFQKHDSGSFGDAVHHVPIAEKDGGTEDYLFVEDTRGIMQCVQMGTIEFHGWASRSSDVEAPDRMIFDLDPDEGLDFGDVKSAARDIRDRLADLGLTSFAMLSGGKGVHVVVPLTTGHSWETHKDFAKRFAEALSMAEPDRFTATMSKAKRKGKIFIDWLRNQRGSTAVLPYSARARSGAPVAVPIAWNELKGMENAHPYSIDEAKTLLDRAASKSLHGWGFAEQRLPDI; from the coding sequence ATGACCCGGAAGGACCCGCTCGCCACCTACAACGCCAAGCGCGATTTCGGAAAGACGCCGGAACCTTCAGGCAAGGCGGCGGCGAGCGAAAGCGGCAACCTCTTCATCGTCCAGAAGCACGACGCCACGCGGCTGCACTGGGATCTGCGGCTGGAGGCGGACGGCGTGCTCAAGAGCTGGGCGGTCACCAAGGGGCCATCGCCCGACCCGGACGTGAAGCGGCTGGCCGTCCGGACCGAGGATCACCCGATGTCCTACGCCGAGTTCGAGGGGACCATTCCCAAGGGCGAATATGGCGGCGGCACGGTGATGCTGTGGGACCGGGGGACATGGTCGCCGATCGAGGGCAAGAGCGCGAAGGATATCGAGAAGGGCCATCTCCATTTCTGCCTCGAAGGCGAGCGGATGCGCGGCGAATGGCTGTTGATAAGGCTGAAGAAAAAGCCGGGAGAGAAGCGGGAAAACTGGCTGCTGCGCAAATTGCAGGACGATCACGCGCAGGAGGGCGACGCGCTGGTCGAGAAGGAACTGACCAGCGTTCTTACCGGGCGTTCAATGGCCGAGATCGCGGCCGACAGGAAAGGCGAGTACCCGCTCGCGGGCAAGAAGGACGATGCCTTCGCCGCGCAGATGGCCAAGGCTTCCTCCCGCAACGCGAAAAAGGCGCGATCCGGCTCGCGCGATGCCGCGATCCCCGGATTCCGCAAGCCGCAACTCGCCACGCTGGTCGACAGTGTGCCGGCCGGCAATCGCTGGATGCACGAGATCAAGTTCGACGGCTATCGCGCGCTGGTCGCGGCGAAGGGCGGGGAGGTTCGCGTCTATACCCGCAGCGGCAAGGACTGGACCGACAAGTTCGCTCCGCTGGTCGAGGCGGTGGCCGCGCTCGACCTGCCGAGCTGCCTGATCGACGGCGAGATCGTCGCGGTCGATGCGAAGGGCAATCCCGATTTCTCGACCCTGCAACAGGTCCTGAAGCGCGGGCACGGCGCGCAAGGGAAGGGCGACCGCTTGCAGCTCCACGCCTTCGACTGCCTCGAACTGGGCGGCGAGGACCTGACCGACCTGCCCAATATCGAGCGCAAGGAACGATTGGAGGCGCTGCTCGCCACGGCGGAGGATCCGGTCTTCCTGGCGGATCACGTGATCGGTGCGGGCGAGACGCTGTTTCGGACCATGTGCGATGCCGGGCAGGAAGGGATCATCTCCAAGACCGTCGACGGCCCGTATTCGGGCCGCCGCAGCAAGGCCTGGGTCAAGGTGAAATGCACCCGGCGGCAGGAATTCGTGGTGATCGGGTGGAAGAAATCCTCCGCCAAGGGCCGCCCTTTCGCCTCGCTCCTGCTGGCCCAGCACGAAGGGGGCGAACTGGTCTACAAGGGCAATGTCGGGACCGGTTTCACCACCGACGATCTCGACGATCTCGCCGCGAAGATGCGCCGGCTGGAGCGCAAGACGCCGCCCGCCGAAGTCGACAAACCCTCGTCGCGCGGCGTGACCTGGGTGACGCCCAGCCTTGTCGCCGAGATCGCCTTTGCCGAATTCACCGCCGACGGGAATGTCCGCCATGGCAGCTTTCTCGGCCTGCGCGGCGACAAGACAGCCGCCGAGGTCACGCCCGAAAAGCCCGCCGACGCGCCAGCTGCGGACGATGCGGTCGCAATTTCCAACCGCGACCGGGTGGTCTTCCCCGACAGCGGCCAGACGAAGGGAGAGCTGGCCGATTACTACGCCGCCATCGCCCCGCTGATGCTGCCTTTCGCCGCGCGTCGCCCGGTCAGCCTCGTTCGCTGTCCGCAAGGGCGGGCGCGCAAATGCTTCTTCCAGAAGCACGACAGCGGCAGCTTCGGCGACGCGGTCCACCACGTTCCCATCGCCGAGAAGGATGGCGGGACGGAGGACTACCTCTTTGTCGAGGATACGCGCGGGATCATGCAATGCGTCCAGATGGGCACGATCGAGTTCCACGGCTGGGCGTCGCGTTCGTCCGATGTCGAGGCGCCCGACCGGATGATCTTCGACCTCGATCCCGACGAGGGCCTCGATTTCGGCGACGTGAAGAGCGCCGCGCGCGACATTCGCGACCGGCTGGCGGATCTGGGGCTGACGAGCTTCGCCATGCTTTCAGGCGGCAAGGGCGTCCACGTCGTCGTCCCGCTCACGACGGGCCATTCGTGGGAAACGCACAAGGATTTCGCCAAACGCTTCGCCGAGGCGCTGAGCATGGCCGAGCCCGACCGCTTCACCGCGACGATGAGCAAGGCCAAGCGCAAGGGAAAGATCTTCATCGACTGGCTGCGCAACCAGCGCGGCAGCACCGCGGTCCTGCCCTATTCAGCGCGGGCCCGCAGCGGCGCTCCGGTCGCGGTGCCGATCGCGTGGAACGAGCTGAAGGGGATGGAGAACGCCCACCCCTACTCGATCGACGAGGCGAAGACACTGCTCGACCGGGCGGCGTCGAAATCGCTCCACGGCTGGGGTTTCGCCGAACAGCGCCTGCCCGACATCTGA
- a CDS encoding MgtC/SapB family protein, protein MELNDPTFLSGIDADLLLRLALPAGIGVLLGLDRELRGHAAGLRTHGIICFASAGMTVTAIALFYSLGGTRMDPLRVFEAAGAFLGIIGAGLVVFSGGEIKNVTTAVHLWLTALIGIACGAALWPVVAIMSGIALLLLVVVGIVENRAFPRTEANTK, encoded by the coding sequence ATGGAATTGAACGATCCGACCTTCCTGTCCGGCATAGATGCCGATCTGTTGCTGCGTCTGGCCCTCCCGGCCGGAATCGGTGTGCTGCTCGGTCTCGATCGCGAATTGCGCGGCCATGCGGCGGGCTTGCGAACGCACGGCATCATCTGCTTCGCCAGTGCGGGGATGACCGTGACCGCGATCGCCCTGTTCTACAGTCTCGGCGGGACGCGAATGGACCCGCTGCGCGTGTTCGAAGCGGCGGGGGCCTTCCTTGGCATCATCGGCGCGGGCCTGGTCGTGTTCTCTGGCGGAGAGATCAAGAACGTGACCACCGCCGTCCATCTCTGGCTGACCGCCCTTATCGGCATCGCCTGCGGGGCGGCGCTCTGGCCGGTGGTCGCGATCATGTCGGGTATTGCGCTGTTGCTGCTGGTTGTCGTCGGGATCGTCGAGAACCGGGCCTTTCCCCGTACCGAGGCGAACACGAAATGA
- a CDS encoding Ku protein → MAARAYWQGQIRLALVSIPVEIYTATKSGAKIRFNQIHGPSGKRISYEKVVPGIGPVDRDEIIKGYEISKGEYVLLEEEEIEAVKIESKRTLELVQFVDACEIDPLYFDKPYYVAPQDELAEEAFIVLREALRKAKKVALGQLSVRGSEKLVAIKPCGKGLLLETLRYGDEVRKGQSFFTEIDDAKPKKELLDLATALIDQKSAPFDAGEFEDRYVEALRKLIDKKAKSKSNKAIIEDSGGSEGASGSNVIDLMAALKKSVDGDKKAPAKKAAAKKSAAKTRKSA, encoded by the coding sequence ATGGCCGCGCGCGCCTATTGGCAGGGACAGATCAGGCTGGCGCTGGTCAGCATTCCGGTCGAAATCTACACCGCCACGAAATCGGGCGCGAAGATACGCTTCAACCAGATCCACGGGCCGAGCGGCAAGCGCATTTCCTACGAAAAGGTGGTGCCCGGCATCGGCCCGGTCGACCGCGACGAGATCATCAAAGGCTACGAGATTTCCAAGGGCGAATACGTCCTCTTGGAAGAAGAGGAGATCGAAGCGGTCAAGATCGAGAGCAAGCGCACGCTCGAACTGGTCCAGTTCGTCGACGCCTGCGAGATCGACCCGCTTTATTTCGACAAGCCCTATTACGTCGCACCGCAGGACGAACTGGCGGAAGAAGCCTTCATCGTGCTGCGCGAGGCGCTGCGCAAGGCGAAGAAGGTCGCGCTGGGCCAGCTTTCAGTGCGGGGCAGCGAGAAGCTCGTCGCCATCAAGCCGTGCGGCAAGGGGCTGCTGCTGGAAACGCTGCGCTATGGCGACGAAGTGCGGAAGGGTCAGTCTTTCTTCACCGAGATCGACGATGCCAAACCGAAGAAAGAGTTGCTCGATCTCGCCACGGCGCTGATCGACCAGAAAAGCGCGCCCTTCGATGCGGGCGAGTTCGAGGACCGCTATGTCGAAGCGCTGCGAAAGCTGATCGACAAGAAGGCCAAGTCGAAATCGAACAAGGCGATCATCGAGGACAGCGGCGGGAGCGAAGGCGCGTCCGGCTCCAACGTCATCGACCTGATGGCCGCGCTCAAGAAATCGGTCGACGGGGACAAGAAGGCGCCGGCCAAAAAGGCCGCGGCCAAAAAAAGCGCAGCGAAGACTCGCAAGAGCGCGTGA